In the Aromatoleum bremense genome, one interval contains:
- a CDS encoding glycoside hydrolase family 5 protein, with translation MDVSPLTGVNMAGAEFNSKRLPGTMYKDYVYPTAQDLGYFASKGATVIRLPFRWERAQPSLMEALDAAQMSAIAKVVAAAAPLGLCVILDAHNYGTYHGKTIGSAEVPTAAFFDFWTRMAQRFPDASQVAFGLMNEPKALPIPQWAEVARGTVAALREAGADNLILVGGGRWSGVHEWFKQFSGASNAQAFADLPDPLGRTLIEVHQYANLGYSGTTTDCLPPSHFDRMFASISDWARANGHKLFLGEFGTPGTPECLATLDRLLALGSNRDVWRGWAVWAAGRWWGSYPLSIHPKDGVDAPQMSVVSPYLGK, from the coding sequence GTGGATGTCAGCCCCCTGACCGGCGTCAATATGGCCGGCGCGGAATTCAACTCGAAGCGCCTCCCCGGCACGATGTACAAGGACTACGTCTATCCCACGGCGCAGGATCTGGGCTATTTCGCATCGAAAGGCGCGACCGTGATCCGGCTGCCGTTTCGCTGGGAACGGGCCCAGCCCAGCCTCATGGAAGCACTCGATGCGGCGCAGATGAGCGCGATCGCGAAAGTCGTCGCCGCTGCGGCCCCGCTCGGCCTGTGCGTGATTCTCGATGCGCATAATTACGGCACGTATCACGGCAAGACGATCGGGTCCGCGGAAGTGCCCACGGCGGCGTTCTTCGATTTCTGGACCAGGATGGCCCAGCGCTTTCCCGATGCCTCGCAGGTCGCGTTCGGCCTGATGAACGAGCCGAAAGCATTGCCGATCCCGCAGTGGGCGGAGGTCGCGCGAGGAACCGTCGCGGCGCTGCGCGAGGCCGGCGCGGACAACCTGATCCTGGTTGGGGGCGGGCGGTGGAGCGGCGTCCACGAGTGGTTCAAGCAGTTTTCCGGCGCCTCGAACGCGCAGGCGTTCGCCGACTTGCCGGACCCGCTCGGCCGCACGCTCATCGAAGTCCACCAGTACGCCAATCTCGGCTATTCCGGCACGACCACCGACTGCCTGCCGCCGTCGCATTTCGACCGGATGTTCGCGTCGATCTCGGACTGGGCCCGGGCGAACGGACACAAACTCTTCCTCGGCGAATTCGGAACGCCTGGCACTCCCGAGTGCCTCGCAACCCTCGATCGCCTGCTGGCGCTGGGGAGCAACCGCGACGTCTGGCGCGGCTGGGCCGTGTGGGCGGCCGGGCGCTGGTGGGGCAGCTATCCGTTGAGCATCCACCCGAAGGACGGCGTCGACGCGCCGCAGATGAGCGTCGTGTCGCCATACCTCGGAAAATGA
- a CDS encoding glycosyltransferase, producing MKIAFFTARFPVLSETFVIRQVAGLKRLGHDVSVITAEWGDPGLAHAVYCNNELGKHVRALRMVHGLRWRMLTLARFLVGSLVSTAGLRRLGVALRAALTGSSAALLDIAAQTPHGSIGHFDAIVAHFGPMGVRAMYLREAGLVEGPIATIFHGHDMSDRNTVARHLGNYRRLFADTERMLPISALWGHQLQKWDCPPSRIKVLRMGVDVDALPALPPERPLGRPLRVLSVARFTEKKGLDYAIRGVIGARADVRLEIIGGGPLAAELRALAAPAGERVGFLGEQPQQAVFAALARADVFLLPSVTAADGDMEGIPVALMEAMASGTLVLTTRHSAIPELVEHGVSGLLVDERDAGAISTWVERIAAGAVDAVAMRTAARCKVVREFNNALLDKELARHCAELGCVSAKPDDQCVAAKV from the coding sequence GTGAAAATTGCCTTTTTCACCGCCCGCTTTCCGGTCTTGTCCGAGACCTTCGTGATTCGTCAGGTCGCGGGGCTGAAGCGACTCGGCCATGACGTCAGCGTCATCACCGCCGAATGGGGCGACCCAGGGCTCGCGCACGCGGTCTATTGCAACAACGAGTTGGGCAAGCATGTGCGCGCGCTTCGAATGGTCCACGGGCTGCGCTGGCGGATGCTGACGCTTGCCCGCTTTCTCGTCGGGAGCCTTGTCAGCACGGCGGGGCTGCGCCGGCTCGGCGTCGCTCTGCGCGCCGCGCTGACCGGCAGCTCCGCGGCCCTGCTGGATATCGCCGCCCAGACTCCGCACGGTTCGATCGGCCATTTCGACGCCATCGTCGCGCACTTCGGACCAATGGGCGTGCGCGCGATGTATTTGCGCGAGGCCGGGCTCGTCGAAGGGCCGATCGCAACGATCTTCCACGGCCACGACATGAGCGACCGGAACACGGTCGCGCGCCACCTCGGCAATTACCGGCGGCTGTTCGCCGACACCGAACGCATGTTGCCGATCAGCGCCCTGTGGGGACACCAACTGCAGAAGTGGGACTGCCCGCCGTCCCGCATCAAGGTGCTGCGCATGGGCGTCGATGTCGATGCGCTGCCCGCGCTGCCGCCCGAGCGCCCGCTCGGACGCCCGCTGCGCGTGCTCAGCGTCGCACGCTTCACCGAAAAGAAAGGGCTCGACTACGCCATTCGCGGGGTCATCGGCGCACGGGCCGATGTTCGCCTCGAGATCATCGGCGGCGGCCCGCTGGCAGCCGAATTGCGCGCGCTCGCCGCGCCGGCCGGCGAGCGCGTCGGTTTTCTCGGCGAGCAGCCGCAGCAGGCGGTGTTCGCCGCGCTCGCGCGCGCCGACGTCTTTCTGCTGCCGTCAGTGACCGCTGCCGACGGGGATATGGAGGGCATTCCGGTCGCGCTGATGGAAGCGATGGCGAGCGGAACGCTCGTACTGACGACGCGGCACAGCGCCATCCCCGAGCTCGTCGAGCATGGGGTCTCCGGTCTGCTCGTCGACGAGCGCGACGCCGGAGCGATCAGCACGTGGGTCGAGCGCATCGCTGCAGGAGCCGTCGATGCCGTCGCGATGCGCACTGCGGCGCGGTGCAAGGTCGTGCGCGAATTCAACAATGCCCTGCTCGATAAGGAGCTCGCGCGACACTGTGCCGAACTCGGCTGCGTGTCCGCGAAGCCCGATGATCAATGCGTGGCGGCCAAGGTATGA